The genomic interval TGGTGATCGGCATGAGCTACATCATGATCCCGTTCATCGTGCTGCCGCTGCAGGCGACCATGCACGCCATCGACCCGATGGTGCTGCAAGCCGGGTCGATTTGCGGGGCCAGCCCGTGGACCAACTTCTGGAAGGTGTTCCTGCCGCTGTGCCGCTCGGGGCTGTTTTCGGGGGCGTTGATGGTGTTCGTCATGTCGCTCGGTTACTACGTCACGCCGGCCCTGCTCGGTGGTGCGCAGAACATGATGCTGCCCGAATTCATCATTCAACAGGTGCAGTCGTTCCTCAACTGGGGCCTGGCCAGCGCCGCCGCCGCACTGCTGGTGGTGATCACCTTGGTGCTCTTCTACCTGTACCTGAAGCTGCAGCCGGAATCCCCGGTCGGCAACGCGAGGTAATCCGCCATGCTCCTGTCACCCAATGCCATGGGCCGCCCGCTGCGTACGGGCCTGTACCTGACCACCGGGGTCATCGCGGCCTTCCTGCTGCTGCCGGTGGTGTTCATCGTGCTGCTGTCGTTCGGCTCTTCGCAGTGGCTGGTGTTCCCACCGCCGGGCTGGACCTTCAAGTGGTACGGCCAGTTCTTCTCCAACCCGGAGTGGATGGATGCCGCCCTGGCCAGCCTCAAGGTCGCCGTGCTGACCACTGTTGCCGCAGTGCTGCTGGGCCTGCCGACGGCGTTTGCCCTGGTGCGCGGCCGCTTCCCCGGCCGTGAGATGCTCTACGGCCTGTTCACCATGCCGATGATCGTGCCGCTGGTGATCATCGCCGTCGCAGTGTATGCGCTGTTTCTCAAGCTGGGCTACACCGGCACGCTGTTCGCGTTCGTGGTCAGCCACGTGATCGTCGCCCTGCCCTTCACCATTATCTCGATCATCAACTCGCTGAAGCTGTTCGACCAGTCGATCGAAGATGCCGCGGTCATCTGCGGCGCCTCGCGCCTGCAGGCAATCTTCAAGGTGACCTTCCCGGCCATTCGCCCGGGCATGATCGCCGGCGGCCTGTTCGCCTTCCTCGTCTCGTGGGATGAAGTGGTGCTCAGCGTGATGATGGCCAGCCCCGACCTGCAGACCCTGCCCGTGAAGATGTGGACCACCCTGCGCCAGGACCTGAGCCCGGTGATCGCCGTCGCCTCGACGCTGCTGATCGGCCTGTCCCTGCTTGTGATGGTCATTGCCGCCGCTTTGCGCCGGCGCACCGAAGTCAACGCCTGAGCGCCCGGAGAAAACAACAATGAGTGCAGTGATCAAAGACAACGCGCACAACAAGACCCTGGTCAGCCTGCGCGGCCTGAACAAGCACTACGGCGACTTCACCGCCGTGGACAACCTGGACCTCGAAATCCAGGACGGCGAGTTCCTCACCTTCCTCGGCTCCAGCGGTTCGGGCAAGTCCACCACCCTGTCAATGCTGGCCGGTTTCGAAACCCCCAGCAGCGGCGAGATTCTGGTCGAAGGCCAGTCGCTGGTGAACGTGCCGCCGCACAAGCGTGATATCGGCATGGTGTTCCAGCGTTATTCGCTGTTCCCGCACCTGAACGTGCGCGACAACATCGCCTTCCCCCTGGCCATCCGCAAGCTCGGCGCCGCCGAGATCAACAAGCGGGTCGATGCCATGCTCAAGCTGGTGCAGCTGGAAAAGTTCGCTCACCGCAAGCCCTCGCAAATGTCGGGCGGCCAACAGCAACGGGTGGCGATCGCCCGTGCGCTGGTCTACGAGCCCCGCATCCTGCTGATGGACGAGCCGCTCGGCGCACTGGACAAAAAGCTGCGTGAAGACCTGCAAGACGAACTGCGCCAGTTGCACCGCCGGTTAGGCATCACCATCGTCTACGTCACCCACGACCAGGAAGAAGCCATGCGCCTGTCCCAGCGCATCGCCATTTTCAGCCATGGCAAGATCGTTGGGTTGGGCAGTGGTTATGACCTTTACCAGAACCCGCCTAACGCGTTCGTCGCCTCGTTCCTGGGCAACTCAAACTTCCTGCGGATCACGGCCAGCAGCAATGGCGCGGGCAGTTTCGAGGGCCAGCCGGTGGCCATTCGCCTGACCGCCGGGTTGGCTGCCGACCAGCAGGCACTGATCATGGTACGCCCGGAAAAAGCCCTGGCACTGACCGCTGCCCAGGCCGCCGCGCAACCCCTGCCAGCAGGCTGGAACGAGGTGCGGGCCAAGGTCGCCGAAGTGTTGTTCCTGGGTGAAAGCCAGACCTGCCATGTGGTCACTGCCGGCGGTACCGAAATGACCGTGAAGGCGCTGTCTGCGGCAGGCATGCCGATGCAGCCAGGGGATACCGTGAACGTGCGCTGGGCCGTGGCCGATGCCTGCATCTATACCGAGTGGGCGGAGAGTGACCTGAGCAAGTCGGCAGGCGCGCACTGATTTGGCCGGGGCTGCGTAATGGAGGGCAAAGCCCTCCCGACTGCCTGTCATATTTCTATCACGCCACCGTCGTAATCTGCCGGGCAACTCTGTGCCATAGGTTGCCCGGCATGCCCCGCCTGCTGCTCATTCTTCTTGCCCTGCTTCCGCTGTCGGCCCTGGCCGATTTTGCGCATTTGCGCGTGCAGGGCTCCAACACCATCGGCGCGGCCCTGCTGCCGGCTTTGGTGCAAGGGCAATTGCGGGCTCAAGGTGCAACGGCGATTGAACAGGCCCCCGGCACACACATCAACGAAACCGTCATCACCGCCCGCGACGTTCGCGGGCAACCGCTGCGTGTCGACATCGCCGCGCATGGTTCCAGCACCGGCTTTGCAGCGTTGGGCCGGGGCGAGGCCGACCTGGCTGCCGCCTCGCGGCCGATCAACGAAACAGAAGTTCAGCAACTGCATGCCCTGGGTGACCTGCGCGCGGCCAGCGCCGAACAGGTCATCGGCCTCGATGGCGTGGCGGTGATCGTCCACCCCGACAACCCACTGCCGCAACTGACCACGCAGCAACTGGCGCAGATCTTCTCCGGGCAGATCCAGCGCTGGGACCAGGTGGGCATTGCGGGTGGGAAGATTCACCTTTATGCCCGCGACGACCGTTCCGGCACCTTCGAAACCTTCAAGGCACTGGTGCTCGACCCTAATCAAGGCGAGCTGTCTGCCAAGGCCCAGCGCTTTGAATCCAGCGACACGCTGGCCGAGCGCGTCACCGCCGACCGCCAGGCCATCGGCTTCAGCAGCCTGGCGGCAGTACACGGGGCCAAGGTGCTGGCCGTCGCCGAGGGCGATGCACCGGCCATGCTGCCGCAGCGCTCGCTCGTGGCCAGCGAGGACTACCCGCTGTCGCGGCGCCTGTATTTCTACCTGCCAGCCAACCCCAAGCCTCAGGCCAAGGCCCTGGCCGACTTTGCCCAGAGCCCAGCCGGCCAGGCCATCGTCGCCCAACTGGGTTTCGTTTCGCAGCAGGTCAAGGCCCAACCGGTACCCCCACAGGCCGACATGCCGCCACGCTACCGCACACTGGCCCAGCAAGCGCAGCGGTTGAGCGTGAATTTTCGCTTTCAGGAGGGCAGCGCCAGCCTCGACAACAAAGCGTTGCGCGATGTGCAGCGGGTAGCCGAGTACCTGCGCCAGGCCGGCAAGTTGCAGAGCAAGGCGGTGCTGGTGGGCTTTGGTGACCCCAAGGAGACACCCGGGCGCGCGGCGCTGCTTTCGCGCTTGCGGGCGCTGGCGGTTCGTCGCGAGCTGGCACGCGATGGCGTGGACGTGCTGGAAGTGACCGGCATGGGCGACGAACTGCCCGTGGCAGGGAACGACCAGGAGCAAGGCCGCTTGCGCAATCGGCGGGTAGAAGTGTGGGTGTATTAAGGCGTCACCCGCCGAGCGCCAGGCAAAGAAATGTAACAGGTCTGCATTCGGCATCCTCGTCAAACGGGACTAGGCTCAAGACCATGTGATACCGGGCCCCTCTGACGGCTGCCAAGCCGCCATGTCGGATCACTGTTGCCTTGCAACGTCGACAATAAAGGAGGGGCTCATGACGGCTCTGCAGACATTCCTCACCACTCCGTTTCTCGGTACCAGCACGTGGTTGTGGCTGGTGTTCATGGCCATCGTCATCGGTTTGCTGGTACTCGACCTGGGCGTGCTGCACCGCCAGGACCGCGAGATCGAAATGCGCGAAAGCCTGCTGCTGTACTCAGGCTATTTCAGTGTCGGCGTGCTGTTCGGCGCCTGGGTCTGGTATGAGCTGGGCGCGCAGTCGGCGCTGGAGTTCTACACCGGGTTCCTGGTCGAGCAGTCGCTGTCGATGGACAACGTGTTCGTCATGGCGATGATCTTCGGCTTCTTCGCCATCCCCCGCCGCTATCAGCACCGCGTGCTGTTCTGGGGCATCCTGGGCGTGGTGTTCCTGCGGGCGATCATGATCGGCGTGGGTGCGACACTGGTGCAGAACTTCGAATGGGTACTGTACATCTTCGGCGCCTTCCTGCTGTTTACCGGGGTGAAGATGGCACTGTCGAAGGAGGACAGCCATCCGGACCTGGCCAACAACCCAATCTTGAAATTCGTGCGCCGGCACATGCGGGTTACCGACCAGATCCACGGCTCGCACTTCTTCGTGCGCCAGACCCCGCCAGGGCAAAGCAAGGCGCTGCGGTATGCCACGCCGCTGTTTCTGGCCCTGGTACTGATCGAACTGGCCGACCTGGTGTTTGCGGTCGACAGCGTGCCGGCGATCTTCGCCATTACCCAAGACCCGTTCATTGTCTACACCTCGAACATCTTCGCCATCCTCGGCTTGCGCTCGCTGTACTTCGCCTTGTCGGCGTTGATGCACCGGTTTATCTACCTCAAGTACGCGCTGGCGTTGGTGTTGATCTTCATTGGTTGCAAGATCTTTTATCACGGGATGGTCGGCAAGGTACCGGCGTTGCTGTCGCTGGGGGTGACGTTTGGGTTGTTGCTGGGTGGGGTGGTGGTGTCGTTGGTCAAGACGCGGGGGGGTAAGGTAGCGGTGGATGAGGCCAGCATGGAGCCGCTTCCGGCGGGGAAAGCTGAGGGCGATAAAAAAGAGAAAGACCCGCAATTGCGGGTCTGACTAACGCGCTTAATACGTGCAAACTCAGCGATTCTTAGACGCAATTATTCATCAAAAATACAAAAACTAGAATTACTACACCTTGGAAATCTTGATAACTAAACCCGCAAACATCATCCAGGCAAAACCGATGATAGCTAGCCAAGTAGACACTGCCAACCATCGCTTCAGCTTTGGCGGAAATTTTTTTAGTTCTTCAGCATCCACTTGACCGCGGCGCAATACAAACCAGGGGAACGTGACTAGGCCACCAATAGCACAAACCAACATTAGCCGCCATTTAAAATAAGATCCACCCCAGGTTACTTTCAAACACTCTATATACGAATTACTTGTAACCGAAGAGCAAACAACCTGATAATG from Pseudomonas kermanshahensis carries:
- a CDS encoding ABC transporter permease codes for the protein MLLSPNAMGRPLRTGLYLTTGVIAAFLLLPVVFIVLLSFGSSQWLVFPPPGWTFKWYGQFFSNPEWMDAALASLKVAVLTTVAAVLLGLPTAFALVRGRFPGREMLYGLFTMPMIVPLVIIAVAVYALFLKLGYTGTLFAFVVSHVIVALPFTIISIINSLKLFDQSIEDAAVICGASRLQAIFKVTFPAIRPGMIAGGLFAFLVSWDEVVLSVMMASPDLQTLPVKMWTTLRQDLSPVIAVASTLLIGLSLLVMVIAAALRRRTEVNA
- a CDS encoding ABC transporter ATP-binding protein, whose translation is MSAVIKDNAHNKTLVSLRGLNKHYGDFTAVDNLDLEIQDGEFLTFLGSSGSGKSTTLSMLAGFETPSSGEILVEGQSLVNVPPHKRDIGMVFQRYSLFPHLNVRDNIAFPLAIRKLGAAEINKRVDAMLKLVQLEKFAHRKPSQMSGGQQQRVAIARALVYEPRILLMDEPLGALDKKLREDLQDELRQLHRRLGITIVYVTHDQEEAMRLSQRIAIFSHGKIVGLGSGYDLYQNPPNAFVASFLGNSNFLRITASSNGAGSFEGQPVAIRLTAGLAADQQALIMVRPEKALALTAAQAAAQPLPAGWNEVRAKVAEVLFLGESQTCHVVTAGGTEMTVKALSAAGMPMQPGDTVNVRWAVADACIYTEWAESDLSKSAGAH
- a CDS encoding substrate-binding domain-containing protein, which translates into the protein MPRLLLILLALLPLSALADFAHLRVQGSNTIGAALLPALVQGQLRAQGATAIEQAPGTHINETVITARDVRGQPLRVDIAAHGSSTGFAALGRGEADLAAASRPINETEVQQLHALGDLRAASAEQVIGLDGVAVIVHPDNPLPQLTTQQLAQIFSGQIQRWDQVGIAGGKIHLYARDDRSGTFETFKALVLDPNQGELSAKAQRFESSDTLAERVTADRQAIGFSSLAAVHGAKVLAVAEGDAPAMLPQRSLVASEDYPLSRRLYFYLPANPKPQAKALADFAQSPAGQAIVAQLGFVSQQVKAQPVPPQADMPPRYRTLAQQAQRLSVNFRFQEGSASLDNKALRDVQRVAEYLRQAGKLQSKAVLVGFGDPKETPGRAALLSRLRALAVRRELARDGVDVLEVTGMGDELPVAGNDQEQGRLRNRRVEVWVY
- a CDS encoding TerC family protein, producing the protein MTALQTFLTTPFLGTSTWLWLVFMAIVIGLLVLDLGVLHRQDREIEMRESLLLYSGYFSVGVLFGAWVWYELGAQSALEFYTGFLVEQSLSMDNVFVMAMIFGFFAIPRRYQHRVLFWGILGVVFLRAIMIGVGATLVQNFEWVLYIFGAFLLFTGVKMALSKEDSHPDLANNPILKFVRRHMRVTDQIHGSHFFVRQTPPGQSKALRYATPLFLALVLIELADLVFAVDSVPAIFAITQDPFIVYTSNIFAILGLRSLYFALSALMHRFIYLKYALALVLIFIGCKIFYHGMVGKVPALLSLGVTFGLLLGGVVVSLVKTRGGKVAVDEASMEPLPAGKAEGDKKEKDPQLRV